A portion of the Krasilnikovia cinnamomea genome contains these proteins:
- a CDS encoding DUF6174 domain-containing protein, with amino-acid sequence MRLKVTLCGLAVVVALGACTSSPPKHPTFAGGSSAPTTAGSPPPWQEPAAYGFVVERRCAQGPSLGRYRVAVQDGQVVRTERIDGRTAAGEEEIEVPSLGELLTLAQTAADDGGAVTTTFDPADGHPTAVSFSVSGQQDADGSCFLVSEYAPAS; translated from the coding sequence GTGCGGCTGAAGGTGACGCTGTGTGGTCTTGCGGTGGTCGTGGCGCTCGGGGCGTGCACGTCGTCCCCGCCGAAGCACCCCACCTTCGCGGGTGGCTCGTCCGCGCCGACCACCGCGGGTTCACCGCCGCCTTGGCAGGAGCCCGCCGCGTACGGATTCGTGGTCGAGCGGCGCTGCGCGCAGGGCCCGTCACTGGGCCGCTACCGCGTCGCGGTCCAGGACGGGCAGGTCGTGCGCACCGAACGGATCGACGGCCGGACCGCCGCGGGCGAGGAGGAGATCGAGGTGCCGTCGCTCGGTGAGCTGCTCACCCTGGCGCAGACCGCCGCGGACGACGGCGGCGCCGTCACCACCACGTTCGACCCGGCCGACGGGCACCCCACGGCGGTGAGTTTCAGCGTCTCGGGCCAGCAGGACGCCGACGGATCGTGCTTCCTCGTCTCCGAGTACGCGCCGGCGTCCTGA
- a CDS encoding aminopeptidase P family protein, whose product MAEQSDGTTQAKTESHDPDFPEAFLQFMRGGWRDDSRTVTPLPEAPNYAKRRNALSEAFPGETLVIPTGVEKVRANDTDFHFRPGSDFFYLTGDHGPNGVLVLRPSGSGHDAVLYSRQRSSRDNDEFFRSRDGELWVGRRPTLAEKSTELGIETAPYGELGRALADCAPARTRVLRGLDPNVDRAVLAYEPGADAPRDRELAHVISELKLVKDEWEIGQLQQAVDATVRGFEDVARVLPADRGVRERLLEGVFGLRARFEGNDVGYSSIVGAGAHATILHWVRNDGVTRPGELLLMDMGVEGRNLYTADVTRTVPVSGTFTPLQRQVYDIVLASQQAGMDFIRPGVKFHDVQLVCMRVLAEGLHDLGLLPVSVDEAMSEQSSVYRRWTLHGFGHMLGIDVHDCNAARKQAYRDGPLGEGYVLTVEPGLYFQPEDDLVPDELRGIGVRIEDDVVVTADGCRNLSAGLPRTADDVESWLATQRAAGPRLPE is encoded by the coding sequence ATGGCCGAGCAGAGCGACGGCACCACGCAGGCCAAGACGGAGTCGCATGACCCAGATTTCCCGGAGGCGTTCCTGCAGTTCATGCGCGGCGGGTGGCGAGACGACTCACGCACCGTGACACCGCTGCCCGAGGCGCCGAACTACGCCAAGCGCCGCAACGCCCTGTCCGAGGCGTTCCCGGGCGAGACCCTGGTGATCCCGACGGGCGTGGAGAAGGTCCGGGCCAACGACACGGACTTCCACTTCCGGCCCGGCAGCGACTTCTTCTACCTCACCGGTGACCACGGCCCGAACGGGGTGCTGGTGCTGCGCCCGAGCGGCTCGGGCCACGACGCGGTGCTGTACTCGCGCCAGCGTTCGTCGCGGGACAACGACGAGTTCTTCCGCAGCCGCGACGGCGAACTGTGGGTCGGGCGCCGTCCCACCCTCGCCGAGAAGTCGACGGAGCTGGGCATCGAGACCGCGCCGTACGGCGAGCTCGGCCGGGCCCTGGCGGACTGCGCGCCCGCCCGTACCCGGGTGCTGCGCGGCCTGGACCCCAACGTGGACCGGGCCGTCCTCGCCTACGAGCCCGGCGCCGACGCCCCGCGCGACCGCGAGCTCGCCCACGTCATCAGCGAGTTGAAACTGGTCAAGGACGAGTGGGAGATCGGCCAGCTGCAGCAGGCGGTCGACGCGACGGTCCGCGGCTTCGAGGACGTGGCCCGGGTGCTGCCCGCCGACCGGGGCGTCCGGGAGCGGCTGCTGGAGGGGGTCTTCGGGCTGCGGGCGCGGTTCGAGGGCAACGACGTCGGCTACAGCTCCATCGTGGGCGCGGGGGCGCACGCGACGATCCTGCACTGGGTCCGCAACGACGGCGTCACCCGCCCCGGCGAACTGCTGCTGATGGACATGGGGGTGGAGGGCCGGAACCTGTACACCGCGGACGTGACGCGTACCGTGCCGGTGTCGGGCACCTTCACCCCGCTGCAGCGCCAGGTGTACGACATCGTGCTGGCCTCGCAGCAGGCCGGGATGGACTTCATCCGGCCGGGCGTCAAGTTCCACGACGTGCAACTGGTCTGCATGCGGGTCCTGGCCGAGGGCCTGCACGACCTGGGCCTGCTGCCGGTCAGCGTGGACGAGGCCATGTCGGAACAGTCCTCGGTGTACCGCCGCTGGACCCTGCACGGTTTCGGGCACATGCTCGGCATCGACGTGCACGACTGCAACGCGGCGCGCAAGCAGGCGTACCGCGACGGTCCGCTCGGCGAGGGGTACGTGCTGACCGTGGAGCCGGGCCTGTACTTCCAGCCGGAGGACGACCTGGTGCCCGACGAGCTGCGCGGCATCGGCGTCCGGATCGAGGACGACGTGGTGGTCACGGCCGACGGCTGCCGGAACCTGTCCGCGGGCCTGCCGCGTACCGCCGACGACGTGGAGTCGTGGCTGGCCACCCAGCGGGCGGCCGGTCCCCGCCTGCCCGAATAG
- a CDS encoding PfkB family carbohydrate kinase, with translation MGYSVVLGEALMDLLETERDGEVTYRPAIGGAPLNVAVGVARLGGHAEYVGTLGGDTLGDRIADFLRTAGVGVRGVRRVPVPTTLALTTFDGAEPTFTFYGEPPSYALLEPGDLDAELVAGAAVLYTGSIALLREPFRAAARAAWATPGPIRVFDPNVRPTLLPGPAAVAALRELTDEFIATADLVKLSAADARLLYDGAEPAAAAERIRRLGAAAVVVTAGAAGAHVATADGATTLPAPAVSAVDATGAGDSVMAALVRRLLAEGTPADLADWLRHVRFALAVAGLVCERPGGAVAMPAPDELTRRWGDLP, from the coding sequence ATGGGCTACTCGGTGGTGCTCGGCGAGGCGCTGATGGATCTGCTGGAGACCGAGCGCGACGGCGAGGTCACCTACCGCCCGGCGATCGGCGGAGCCCCGCTGAACGTTGCGGTCGGCGTCGCCCGGCTCGGCGGCCACGCCGAGTACGTCGGCACGCTGGGCGGCGACACGCTGGGGGACCGGATCGCCGATTTCCTGCGTACGGCCGGGGTCGGGGTCCGGGGGGTGCGGCGCGTGCCGGTGCCCACGACGCTGGCCCTGACCACCTTCGACGGCGCCGAACCCACCTTCACCTTCTACGGCGAGCCCCCCTCGTACGCGCTGCTCGAACCCGGCGACCTCGACGCCGAACTCGTCGCCGGAGCGGCCGTGCTCTACACCGGCTCGATCGCGTTGCTGCGCGAGCCGTTCCGGGCCGCCGCCCGCGCCGCCTGGGCGACGCCCGGCCCGATCCGCGTCTTCGACCCGAACGTGCGCCCCACGCTGCTGCCCGGCCCCGCCGCGGTGGCGGCCCTGCGCGAGCTGACCGACGAGTTCATCGCCACGGCCGACCTGGTCAAACTCAGCGCCGCCGACGCGCGCCTGCTGTACGACGGGGCGGAGCCCGCCGCGGCCGCCGAGCGGATCCGGCGGCTGGGCGCGGCCGCGGTCGTGGTGACCGCCGGTGCGGCGGGCGCCCACGTGGCAACGGCGGACGGCGCGACGACGCTGCCGGCCCCGGCGGTGTCCGCGGTCGACGCGACCGGGGCGGGCGACTCGGTGATGGCGGCACTCGTCCGGCGCCTGCTGGCCGAGGGCACGCCCGCCGACCTGGCCGACTGGCTGCGCCACGTACGTTTCGCGCTGGCCGTGGCGGGCCTGGTCTGTGAGCGGCCCGGCGGCGCGGTGGCGATGCCCGCCCCGGACGAACTCACCCGTCGCTGGGGCGACCTGCCCTGA
- a CDS encoding thioesterase family protein translates to MELPEFAPGLTARVELTVTDADTAQALGSGDVPVLGTPRVLSLAETATVAATARQMPGGVTTVGTRAEVEHLAPTPVGRRITALATLAKVDGRKLGFEVVVRDGEEIVAEVRVERVLLDRQRFIAKAQGA, encoded by the coding sequence ATGGAGCTTCCGGAGTTCGCCCCCGGTCTCACCGCCCGGGTGGAGTTGACCGTCACCGATGCCGACACCGCCCAGGCCCTCGGCTCCGGCGACGTGCCCGTGCTGGGCACTCCGCGCGTCCTCTCGCTGGCCGAGACCGCGACGGTCGCGGCGACCGCGCGCCAGATGCCCGGCGGGGTGACCACGGTCGGTACGCGCGCGGAGGTCGAGCACCTCGCCCCCACGCCGGTCGGCCGCCGGATCACCGCGCTCGCCACCCTGGCGAAGGTGGACGGCCGCAAGCTCGGCTTCGAGGTGGTCGTGCGCGACGGCGAGGAGATCGTCGCCGAGGTCCGGGTCGAGCGGGTCCTCCTGGACCGTCAACGCTTCATCGCCAAGGCCCAGGGCGCCTGA
- a CDS encoding PH domain-containing protein, with amino-acid sequence MTTADASLPAGPPPADEPAQQAQRAEPDGSGRPPGLPSDGSPPVPEPRRRLHPLSPLLHGAKSLTVIVAALSWQTLSQVGPERFAIVVAVLAVGAVVLSVVSWLNTGYHVVGRELRIADGLLWRRNRAIPLERLQSVELRRPLLAQLTGLAELRLEVVGGGKTEAPLAYLTVRDATALRQRLLALAGHAPSSAAAPDRTVAATARPLLAVDNTDLIVSQLLTPQALLLPIGITGVTLQFVLDGSWTFVGIASTVTAMVGVLLQPVRRILRDWAFRLGRDAEGRLAVRQGLVETRSQIVPLHRVQSVSATWPLLWRAKGWLHLRLDVAGFAGPQERDDTGSDRLMPVGDLATARAVVWEVLPGADLLAMPVTAPPARARWLHPFTLRYLGAGLAPGGFVTRWGRLTHELQLVPYARLQSVRVVQGPVQRLLGLATVHADTAGGRGAAARDRDLHEAWALAAQLAERGRQAAAAAPDDVYGRRSVAP; translated from the coding sequence GTGACCACCGCTGACGCCTCCCTGCCCGCCGGGCCGCCCCCGGCGGACGAGCCCGCTCAGCAGGCCCAGCGCGCGGAACCGGACGGCTCCGGTCGACCGCCTGGGCTGCCGTCCGACGGGTCACCCCCGGTGCCGGAGCCGCGCCGGCGGCTGCATCCGCTGAGCCCGCTGCTGCACGGCGCCAAGTCGCTCACCGTGATCGTGGCCGCGCTGAGCTGGCAGACGCTGTCGCAGGTGGGCCCGGAACGCTTCGCCATCGTGGTGGCCGTCCTGGCCGTCGGCGCGGTGGTCCTGTCGGTGGTCAGCTGGCTCAACACCGGCTACCACGTGGTGGGGCGCGAGCTGCGCATCGCCGACGGGCTGCTGTGGCGGCGCAACCGGGCCATCCCGCTGGAGCGCCTGCAGTCCGTCGAGCTGCGCCGCCCGCTGCTGGCCCAGCTCACCGGCCTGGCCGAGTTGCGGCTGGAGGTGGTCGGCGGGGGCAAGACGGAGGCGCCGCTGGCGTACCTGACGGTCCGGGACGCCACCGCCCTGCGCCAACGCCTGCTCGCCCTGGCCGGCCACGCCCCCTCGTCCGCCGCGGCGCCGGACCGTACGGTCGCCGCCACGGCGCGGCCCCTGCTGGCGGTCGACAACACCGACCTGATCGTCAGCCAGCTGCTCACCCCGCAGGCGCTGCTCCTGCCGATCGGCATCACGGGCGTCACCCTGCAGTTCGTCCTCGACGGCAGCTGGACGTTCGTCGGCATCGCCAGCACGGTCACGGCGATGGTCGGGGTGCTCCTGCAGCCGGTCCGGCGGATCCTGCGGGACTGGGCGTTCCGGCTGGGCCGCGACGCCGAGGGCCGGCTCGCCGTCCGTCAGGGACTGGTGGAGACGCGCAGCCAGATCGTGCCGTTGCACCGGGTGCAGTCCGTCAGCGCCACCTGGCCGCTGCTGTGGCGGGCGAAGGGCTGGCTGCACCTGCGCCTGGACGTGGCCGGGTTCGCGGGCCCGCAGGAGCGCGACGACACCGGTTCGGACCGGCTGATGCCGGTCGGTGACCTGGCCACCGCCCGCGCGGTGGTGTGGGAGGTGCTGCCCGGCGCGGATCTGCTGGCGATGCCGGTGACGGCGCCGCCCGCGCGGGCCCGGTGGCTGCACCCGTTCACGCTGCGGTACCTGGGGGCCGGGCTGGCGCCCGGTGGCTTCGTCACCCGGTGGGGGCGGCTGACCCACGAGCTGCAGCTCGTGCCGTACGCGCGGCTGCAGAGCGTCCGGGTGGTGCAGGGTCCGGTGCAGCGGCTGCTGGGACTCGCCACGGTGCACGCGGACACCGCGGGCGGGCGGGGCGCGGCCGCCCGCGACCGGGATCTGCACGAGGCGTGGGCCCTCGCGGCGCAACTCGCCGAGCGTGGCCGCCAGGCCGCGGCCGCCGCCCCGGATGACGTGTACGGGCGGCGATCCGTCGCACCTTAA
- a CDS encoding PH domain-containing protein, whose product MEPWPDTVAWRQISPRLITVELISRGAFAAVVLLGLLVGRLLTGHSWWLAGMAVVVVYAIWRSITTVRAVRAWGYAERDNDLLVRHGLLVRRLSIVPYSRMQYVDVTAGPLERAFNLATVQLHTAAAASDARVPGLPPEEAARLRDRLTALGEDRAEGL is encoded by the coding sequence CTGGAGCCGTGGCCCGACACCGTCGCCTGGCGCCAGATTTCGCCGCGGCTGATCACTGTGGAACTGATCTCCCGGGGCGCGTTCGCGGCCGTGGTGCTGCTGGGCCTGCTCGTCGGACGGCTGCTCACCGGGCACTCGTGGTGGCTGGCCGGTATGGCGGTCGTCGTGGTGTACGCGATCTGGCGCTCGATCACGACCGTCCGGGCCGTCCGCGCCTGGGGATACGCCGAACGCGACAACGACCTGCTGGTACGGCACGGCCTGCTGGTGCGCCGGCTGTCCATCGTCCCGTACTCCCGCATGCAGTACGTCGATGTCACCGCCGGTCCGCTGGAGCGGGCGTTCAATCTCGCGACGGTGCAGCTGCACACCGCGGCGGCCGCCAGCGACGCCCGGGTGCCCGGCCTGCCGCCCGAGGAGGCCGCCCGGCTGCGCGACCGGCTCACCGCGCTGGGCGAGGATCGGGCCGAGGGCCTGTGA
- a CDS encoding AAA family ATPase — MAQPTTPDTETVSDAGAPVPPAHDATQLERAMFEVKRVIVGQDRMVERMFVALLARGHCLLEGVPGVAKTLAVETLAKVVGGSFSRVQFTPDLVPADIIGTRIYRQSSEKFDVELGPVFVNFLLADEINRAPAKVQSALLEVMAEHQVSIGGQTHEVPDPFLVMATQNPIEQEGVYPLPEAQRDRFLMKILVGYPTDAEEREIVYRMGVRAPEPKPVFTPADLLALQGRADQVFVHNALVDYAVRLVLATRAPAQHGMPDVAQLIQYGASPRASLGVVRATRALALLRGRDYALPQDLQDIAPDILRHRLVLSYDALADDIPADHIVARIMQSVPVPSVASRQGTTPNGQPTSGVPGGGYDAPAHQHHPVAWPGQP, encoded by the coding sequence GTGGCCCAGCCGACCACGCCCGATACCGAGACCGTCTCCGACGCCGGGGCCCCCGTACCGCCCGCGCACGACGCGACGCAGCTCGAACGGGCCATGTTCGAGGTCAAGCGCGTCATCGTGGGCCAGGACCGGATGGTCGAGCGGATGTTCGTCGCCCTGCTGGCGCGCGGCCACTGCCTGCTCGAAGGCGTACCCGGGGTCGCCAAGACCCTCGCGGTGGAGACCCTCGCGAAGGTCGTCGGCGGCAGCTTCTCCCGGGTGCAGTTCACCCCCGACCTGGTGCCCGCGGACATCATCGGCACCCGCATCTACCGGCAGTCCAGCGAGAAGTTCGACGTCGAACTCGGGCCGGTGTTCGTCAACTTCCTGCTGGCCGACGAGATCAACCGGGCGCCTGCCAAGGTGCAGTCCGCACTGCTCGAGGTCATGGCCGAACACCAGGTCTCCATCGGCGGGCAGACCCACGAGGTGCCCGACCCGTTCCTGGTCATGGCCACCCAGAACCCCATCGAGCAGGAGGGCGTGTACCCGCTGCCCGAGGCGCAGCGCGACCGCTTCCTTATGAAGATCCTCGTCGGGTATCCGACTGATGCCGAGGAACGCGAGATCGTCTACCGGATGGGGGTGCGCGCGCCCGAACCCAAACCGGTGTTCACCCCGGCCGACCTGCTGGCCCTGCAGGGCCGCGCCGACCAGGTGTTCGTGCACAACGCCCTGGTGGACTACGCGGTCCGGCTGGTGCTGGCCACCCGGGCGCCCGCCCAGCACGGGATGCCGGACGTCGCCCAGCTCATCCAGTACGGTGCCAGCCCGCGCGCCTCGCTCGGCGTCGTCCGGGCGACCCGGGCCCTGGCACTGCTGCGCGGCCGCGACTACGCCCTGCCCCAGGACCTGCAGGACATCGCCCCGGACATCCTGCGGCACCGGCTCGTGCTCAGCTACGACGCCCTGGCCGACGACATCCCGGCCGACCACATCGTCGCCCGGATCATGCAGAGCGTGCCGGTGCCGTCCGTGGCGTCGCGCCAGGGCACCACCCCGAACGGTCAGCCCACCAGCGGCGTCCCGGGCGGCGGGTACGACGCCCCGGCGCACCAGCACCACCCGGTCGCCTGGCCGGGGCAGCCGTGA